Genomic DNA from Candidatus Zixiibacteriota bacterium:
GGTCACGATGATATCCGCTTCGCCGCGCTGGATGATACGCATGGCATCGGCGAGGGCGTGTGCGGAGGAACAGCAAGCGCTGACCGTAGCGTAGTTCGGCCCTTTGAATCCGTACTTGATCGAGATCAGTCCCGGAACGATGTCAATGATCATCATCGGGATGAAGAAGGGGGAGACCTTAGAGGGTCCCTTGTCCTTGTAGGTCCAGCATTGGTCTTCGAAGGTGAGGATACCGCCGATGCCGGAGCCGGTGACGACGCCGATACGGGTGAGGTCGATGGCGTTCAGGTCGAGGGCGGCATCCGCGACCGCCATTTGGGTCGCGGCAAGCGCATATTGCTGGATCAGGTCGGTGCGCCGCAGCTCCTTCTTGTCCATGTAGGCCGCGCCGTCGAAATTGCGCACGAGGGCGCCGATGCGGCTGTCGAAGTTGGACGTGTCGAAGCGGTCGACGGCGCAGACACCGGACTTGCCGGCCTGCAACCCGGACCAGAACTCCTCTTTCGAATTTCCCAGCGGCGAGACGATGCCGAGGCCGGTAACCACGGCCTTACGTTTCATACTCAAATTCAGACTCTCCGGCCGTGTGGTGGCAGCTACGCCGTTTCCTTGGCGTGGGTCTTGATATAGTTGATGGCATCACCGACGGTGGAGATCTTTTCGGCTTCCTCGTCGGGGATCTCCAATCCGAAGGCTTCTTCCAGCGCCATCACGAGTTCGACGGTGTCGAGCGAATCGGCGCCCAGATCATCAACGAATTTGGCGGTCGGCACTACGGCATCCTTGTCGGCATTCAACTGCTCAACAATGATCTCCTTGACCTTGGCTTCCACATCAATCGCCATTGCACATCCTCCTCATAAATTGCATTTGCGTTTACTTTCGCGATTACATCAGCATTCCGCCGTCGACCTGCAAGACCTGACCGGTAATGTATGCCGCGTCTTCCGAGGCGAGAAACGCAACGGCAGCGGCGACATCGGCCGGCAGGCCGGGTCGTTTGAGCGG
This window encodes:
- the acpP gene encoding acyl carrier protein; this translates as MAIDVEAKVKEIIVEQLNADKDAVVPTAKFVDDLGADSLDTVELVMALEEAFGLEIPDEEAEKISTVGDAINYIKTHAKETA